The genomic region CTGACTTCTGTCATAACCGCACTCGGGGTAGGGGCAATGGCCGTGCTCCTCCGGTATATTCCTGCATACAGCAGTCTTCTCCCGGTGCTCGTCTTTGTCATCGTCCTTGTCGGGGGTATGGCCTGGGCACTCCTGATCAGTGCATGGATCCATCTCTGGGTGTACCTGGCGGGAGGCCGCAAGGGGATCTTCATGACCGTGAAGGCGGTCCTCTATGGCATGACGCCGGCCCTGCTCTTTGGCTGGATACCGGTCATCGGGTTCTTCTTCACCCTCTGGACGCTGGTTCTTGAGATCCTTGGCATCCGCGAGCTCCAGGAACTGGGTACGGGTAAAACGATCCTTGTCATGGTCATAGCAATTGTCATTCCCATGATCCTGGTTGCTCTTGCGGCAGCCTGGTTCTTCCTCTCGTCAGTTGCCACGATAACGCCGGTTACCGCCCCCATGGGGCCGTAATTTTTTACCTGTTTTCCCGTTATCCTCAGCCAACGCCTTCCTGTCGGTCATTCGACCCGGTATCCCCGTTCTACCAGGTACCGGCAGAGCCATTGCTCGGCTGCCTTGTCGTCTTTTGGACGGAGCCGTTCAGCCTCCTCCCATATTCCCCTCAGGCGCGGGTCATCCGAATGGAGAGCAAGCGTTCCGGTCACGGTCCCAAGGGCGTTTCCGGAGGAATCCGAGACGTGCATGACAACACACCGGTAGAATTTGCACTGGGCCGGGCTGTCGCGGTGGATCGTGCAGCGCACAAGGTTCCCGTCCGGCCGGAGGAACCGGCAGGCAGACGGATGCTTCTCCGGAAACGAGTGATCGGAAAAGATTGCCCTCTTGTCTTCGTCAACCTCTGCGGTAAATGCAGTTCCTGTCGAGACCGATTCGCATTCGAACGTGAAGGGGCCGGTCTGGCGTTCGATCACGATATAGTCTCCAAGATGCATGCAGCAGATCCCGCACTGGCGGCAGTTGAACGTCATGACAGGTACTCCCGATCGCTCTCCCGTCCTCTCCGGAACGGGATGAACGGTTGCTTATCCCTATTTTATTCCTGTCTGCACTCTAAAATGGTGGCATTTGGATCCGGACCCGGTTCAGGGCTCCCGAACGTGAGCTGGCGGGAACATCTTTTCCTGAAATGTATGGGAAAATGGGTTTTTTTTATCCCTTTCTTCCGGCAGTCAGCGAATCCTGTCGGCAGCCCGGATCGCAAGTGCCTTCAGGGTCTCGTAATCCGTAGCTGTGCCCCCCATGGTGATCTGTTCGCAGATATTGTTTTTTATAAAAAGTACTGAGTATACCGCACTGTTCCGGGGGGAATCCGGCTCAAGTATCCGGACGGCGATACTCTTGTCGCCAATCTTGGGAAAGGCGATCTCGTACCTTTTTGTGCCATTGGTCTCTTCGAGCAGGGCATCTTTCTCGATGCTGTAGACCCTGCCGATACTGTCCGCAGTGTATATCCCGACGACCTGCCGGATCGCAGTGATATCATTGCTCTGCCGGTTTATCCGGAAATAGACTACCCGGTAGCCCTGTATCCATCCCAGGTCGCGGGTGAGCTGGTCCGTCTCGCCATAGGCCATCACGGACCGGTCTTTTATCGTATAATCTATCGGGAGATCATCCCCGCCAAGTGCCATATCTGCAAGCGGGACCATCGTTACCGGTATTACCGGGGTGGGAGCTGCCGATACCTGCGCGACATAGGCCGGGGGCGCTCCGAACACTGACGAAAGGCAACCCGGCACCAGTGCCGTTCCTGCGAGGAGCGTGCAGAGAACCACGGTTGCAGGAAACCCTTGTATCATATCGTACTGCATGGCGAACGGGATTTATATTATGAGCGGATGGCACTGGTTATGCCCTCCCGGCAAAAGCACTATCATCTTCCCCGCGAGACTTCTGCACTGGTGAATGATTTTGGCAAGAAACAGCATTGCAATGCTTGACCGGGACCACCATATCCACCTTGTCCCGGCCGACCGGATCCTGATGATGAGCATAGAACATTCGGCCATCAGGAAGATCGAGAACGGGCATTTCGAGATCGAGTGTTTCCTCAAGCTGTCGGTGGAAGGATTCCCCCACCCACTCGAGGATGCGATCCGGTTCACCTTTGCATCCGTAAACGTTCCCGGCGCCCAGCTGATGACCGAACTCACATTTGTCCAGAACCACATCATCAAGCAGATCTTCGATAAGGGGCTCTCCGGCGAATTGTGCGCCTGCGAGCCGGATGATCCCCAGGCCCGGGACTGCGGGATCACGGTATCATCCGAGATCAAGAACCGGATGGCCGGATCAAAACAGGTCCGGGAAGTGCTGGCCCGTTGTGGTGCCCTTCCGGACAGCCTGACCTTCCTGAAGTAGTTCCCAGGCACCGGCCCAAATGTGCCGGGTAAGCCGGATTTTTTTTCAATCCGGCCGGAATCTGGGAATATTTTTTAATAAATATCTTTTTGTGGGGAGAGTGACAACCTGTACGTAACAGGTATATACGGGGTATTATATGGGCGACCCAGATTTCCGCAGTAATGAAAAAGTCCTTCTCCGTTCCGACGGGGTCAATGTCAAATCGGTTCCGTTCGAAGCTACCCTGACCGACCGGCGGATCGTGCTTGTCGACCGGGCGAGAAATGTACTTCCTCAGAAGGATATCCACCTGTCTGCCATCCGGCAGATAGCAACCGGAGAGAATGCGATCCGCGACCCGACTCTTACGGTATATGTTTCAGCGAACAATAACGAGACCCGGCAGATGGTCCTCACGTTCTCCCGCGATTCCGGGGGAAACCGCGCAAAGGAGCGCGATGAATGGAAAAAATTCCTTGAATATTATATCCCCCGTGCGCCGCCCGCACCTGTACCCCCGGCCCCGGAACCGGCTGCCTCATACCGGAACGATGCAGTAATCCCTCCCCAGAAACGGTTTACCGATACCGTCCCCGCCCGAATGCCTGCCCGGGAAACCCCTCCAGCCGCACCAGCGGCACCGGAGAGTTTTTTCTGCAACCGGTGCGGCAACCGGGTGAGCAAGGATTCTGCATTCTGCAACAAATGCGGCTCTCCGATCGTTCCTCCGGCTCCGTCTCCCTACGTGGCCCCGGCACCAGCAGGTACCTATCCGCCGGCTCCCCAGCCCCATACACCTGCTCCCGAGGCCCGGGTGCCGGAAGAAGCACCACCTGCCGTGGATGCGATCCGTATCTCAGACACCCCCGTTCGTCCTCCCGTGCGCATGGCTGATACCCGGAACCAGGGTATCCCCGCTCCCCGGAGACCTGCGGACCCCGAACCTTCAAAGAAACCAAAAAAACA from uncultured Methanoregula sp. harbors:
- a CDS encoding Yip1 family protein, yielding MLDAIITQIRGILVSPVETFRNSRDNPAESVFSYFLVLLVIDALLTSVITALGVGAMAVLLRYIPAYSSLLPVLVFVIVLVGGMAWALLISAWIHLWVYLAGGRKGIFMTVKAVLYGMTPALLFGWIPVIGFFFTLWTLVLEILGIRELQELGTGKTILVMVIAIVIPMILVALAAAWFFLSSVATITPVTAPMGP
- a CDS encoding YkgJ family cysteine cluster protein yields the protein MTFNCRQCGICCMHLGDYIVIERQTGPFTFECESVSTGTAFTAEVDEDKRAIFSDHSFPEKHPSACRFLRPDGNLVRCTIHRDSPAQCKFYRCVVMHVSDSSGNALGTVTGTLALHSDDPRLRGIWEEAERLRPKDDKAAEQWLCRYLVERGYRVE
- a CDS encoding zinc-ribbon domain-containing protein; its protein translation is MGDPDFRSNEKVLLRSDGVNVKSVPFEATLTDRRIVLVDRARNVLPQKDIHLSAIRQIATGENAIRDPTLTVYVSANNNETRQMVLTFSRDSGGNRAKERDEWKKFLEYYIPRAPPAPVPPAPEPAASYRNDAVIPPQKRFTDTVPARMPARETPPAAPAAPESFFCNRCGNRVSKDSAFCNKCGSPIVPPAPSPYVAPAPAGTYPPAPQPHTPAPEARVPEEAPPAVDAIRISDTPVRPPVRMADTRNQGIPAPRRPADPEPSKKPKKQGFIPSLFSSKSRSASKRNDSLAPAEPAPEKSRRRGGSGTAKKVIISAVVLVIIIAVIGVGAVFVYPMISSGGLLTLPSGESSSGGSSSSGSVTPTTTPQGQTTPSVQTSWTPIAVETTAAMIPSTGVQVHISYLGGFKGSYGLPAALQSIQASGDRVYLVENATGTVQAVIEKRDSSTKHDLLVEIYKDGKLLTKGSTNAGYGKVTLEVDTKTGVAKTPITSASVGTVATTAAAAAQKTTAPATNTTTKAS